From a single Stackebrandtia endophytica genomic region:
- a CDS encoding beta-ketoacyl synthase N-terminal-like domain-containing protein, translating into MTESSIVITGLSLRLPGAVDQEQFWKLLLDGVDRTDTVSARRRELARAPGWNDTIGEVDDIELFDADFFGIEADEAKFMDPQHRIVMELAYDAMCDAGLLESGHMKDRRYSVYTAICTNSYYPMVCRYMDEKGIDNLHPRTIMNSINSALAARVSHQYNLTGPVMAVDTACSSFLTALATAADSIRVQNCEGAVVAGVNLLSAAYSTMLCNCGGITTSHPYTRVFDEEADGTLIGEGAVVCVLEREDVARRRNRKIYGRILGYAINNDGSSLNIMAPNPRGQGNVIRDCYATGIDHTRIGYIETHGTGTRIGDPIELNALSKVYKKADFGDSKIGIGSVKTNIGHLLAAAGGAGLAKLLLSLRNGRMAPNLHLRNLNPLLQLEDTPFEVVTEPRPWPRDADQPRVGAITSLGLGGTNVHFVIEEGDPERTGGRLSEPLLCLSAKTEEALRHMIDDVSDLLTRPDVDAYNLAMTLARFRPAHDWRAVVRFDPDSGVPTEVRVQSQERTVRRALLRQTPATMTREQFFRDALLGKVQISDAEPGRTEIALAVGQHPDAQTLVVDPGLSPLETAAELFVNGCPVNWEHFFPDQTGTIRTLAPYPFSKKPHWLDF; encoded by the coding sequence ATGACCGAATCCTCCATTGTGATTACCGGACTGTCGCTGCGGCTTCCCGGTGCGGTCGACCAGGAGCAGTTCTGGAAGCTGCTGCTGGACGGTGTGGACCGCACCGACACCGTCAGCGCGCGACGCCGTGAACTGGCCCGAGCGCCCGGCTGGAACGACACCATCGGCGAAGTCGACGACATCGAACTCTTCGACGCCGACTTCTTCGGCATCGAAGCCGACGAGGCCAAGTTCATGGACCCGCAGCATCGCATCGTCATGGAACTGGCCTACGACGCCATGTGCGATGCGGGACTGCTGGAGTCGGGACACATGAAGGACCGCCGCTACTCGGTCTACACGGCGATCTGCACCAACTCGTACTACCCGATGGTGTGCCGCTACATGGACGAGAAGGGCATCGACAACCTTCATCCCCGCACCATCATGAACAGCATCAACAGTGCGCTGGCCGCGCGGGTGTCTCACCAGTACAACCTCACCGGACCGGTGATGGCCGTCGACACCGCCTGCTCGTCGTTCCTGACCGCGTTGGCGACCGCCGCCGACTCGATCCGCGTTCAGAACTGCGAGGGCGCGGTGGTCGCCGGCGTCAACCTCCTGAGCGCCGCGTACAGCACCATGCTCTGCAACTGCGGCGGCATCACCACCTCTCACCCGTACACCCGGGTGTTCGACGAGGAGGCCGACGGAACGCTCATCGGTGAGGGCGCCGTCGTCTGCGTGCTGGAACGCGAGGACGTCGCGCGACGCCGCAACCGCAAGATCTACGGCCGGATCCTCGGATACGCCATCAACAACGACGGATCGTCACTGAACATCATGGCGCCCAACCCACGTGGCCAGGGCAACGTGATCCGGGACTGCTACGCCACCGGTATCGACCACACCCGGATCGGGTACATCGAAACCCACGGCACCGGCACCCGGATCGGCGACCCGATCGAGCTGAACGCGTTGTCCAAGGTGTACAAGAAGGCCGACTTCGGTGATTCCAAGATCGGCATCGGATCGGTCAAGACGAACATCGGTCACCTGCTGGCCGCCGCCGGCGGCGCCGGACTGGCCAAGCTGCTGCTGAGCCTGCGCAACGGTCGCATGGCCCCGAACCTGCACCTGCGCAACCTCAACCCGCTGCTCCAGTTGGAGGACACACCGTTCGAGGTGGTCACCGAACCTCGACCGTGGCCGCGCGACGCCGACCAGCCGCGCGTCGGCGCCATCACCTCACTGGGGTTGGGCGGCACGAACGTGCACTTCGTGATCGAGGAGGGCGATCCCGAACGCACCGGCGGGCGATTGTCGGAACCGCTGCTGTGCCTGTCGGCGAAGACGGAGGAGGCGCTGCGGCACATGATCGACGACGTCTCCGACCTGCTGACCCGACCCGACGTCGACGCCTACAACCTCGCCATGACCCTGGCACGGTTCCGGCCCGCTCACGATTGGCGGGCGGTGGTGCGGTTCGATCCCGACTCCGGTGTCCCGACCGAGGTGCGGGTGCAGTCCCAGGAGCGCACCGTCCGGCGGGCGCTGCTGCGACAGACCCCGGCGACCATGACCCGAGAGCAGTTCTTCCGGGACGCCCTGCTGGGCAAGGTGCAGATCTCCGACGCCGAGCCCGGCCGGACCGAGATCGCGCTGGCGGTGGGGCAGCACCCGGACGCTCAGACGCTGGTCGTCGACCCGGGACTGTCACCGCTGGAGACCGCCGCGGAGTTGTTCGTCAACGGCTGCCCCGTCAACTGGGAGCACTTCTTCCCCGACCAGACCGGCACGATCCGCACCCTCGCCCCCTACCCGTTTTCCAAGAAGCCGCACTGGCTGGATTTTTGA